One genomic segment of Luteolibacter sp. Y139 includes these proteins:
- a CDS encoding DHH family phosphoesterase, producing MNASYQDIGEVFAKHDSFVILSHVRPDGDAIGSQLALGLALEAAGKKVRLINEDGLPDNLVFLPESQRIELPPAEPLDVEVAIALDTATKPRLGDNALHAASKAKLWVNIDHHKSNPAYGDVNHIDSSSPATGQILYKLITALNLPLPDASRDAIYVAVSTDTGSFQYPSTTEDTYLMAADLIRRGLDVGRINSLTYDHSPYRRVELMRALLNTLELTGEGRVAYWDLTKDTGEKLGLKPEDSEGMIDIIRGIDGVIVAVFFEELPDGKIRVSMRSKDPRVDACNVCMEFGGGGHALAAGIRMAGPLAAAKERVLEAVKRALP from the coding sequence ATGAACGCGAGCTACCAAGACATCGGCGAGGTTTTTGCGAAGCACGACTCGTTCGTGATCCTCAGCCATGTGCGCCCGGATGGCGATGCCATCGGCTCGCAGCTCGCGCTCGGACTCGCGCTGGAAGCGGCGGGGAAGAAGGTGCGTCTGATCAATGAGGACGGCCTTCCCGACAACCTCGTGTTCCTTCCCGAGTCGCAGCGGATCGAGTTGCCGCCAGCCGAGCCGCTCGATGTGGAAGTGGCGATCGCGCTCGACACCGCGACCAAGCCCCGGCTCGGCGACAATGCGCTGCATGCGGCCTCGAAGGCGAAGCTGTGGGTGAACATCGACCACCACAAGTCGAACCCGGCTTATGGCGATGTGAATCACATCGACTCGAGTAGCCCGGCCACGGGGCAGATCCTTTACAAGCTGATCACGGCGCTGAACCTGCCGCTGCCGGATGCATCGCGGGATGCGATCTACGTGGCCGTTTCGACTGATACGGGTTCGTTCCAGTATCCGTCGACGACCGAGGACACCTACCTGATGGCGGCCGACTTGATCCGCCGCGGGCTGGATGTGGGACGCATCAATTCGCTGACCTACGACCATAGCCCGTATCGCCGCGTGGAGCTGATGCGTGCGCTGCTCAATACGCTGGAGCTCACCGGTGAAGGCCGCGTCGCGTATTGGGACCTGACGAAGGACACCGGGGAAAAGCTGGGCCTGAAGCCGGAAGACAGCGAGGGGATGATCGACATTATCCGCGGCATCGATGGCGTGATCGTGGCGGTTTTCTTTGAGGAGTTGCCGGACGGGAAGATCCGCGTCTCGATGCGTTCCAAGGACCCACGAGTGGATGCCTGCAATGTCTGCATGGAGTTCGGCGGTGGTGGTCACGCGCTTGCTGCCGGTATCCGCATGGCGGGTCCACTTGCCGCTGCGAAGGAACGTGTGCTGGAAGCTGTGAAGCGGGCATTGCCCTGA
- a CDS encoding alpha-hydroxy acid oxidase produces the protein MPLPPLSTIPPEVVSLDDYEALARERVEESAWAYLSGGAGDELTLRENRVAFERLKLSPRILRDLSGANTRLELFGRSYAHPIFVAPTAFHRLFHPEGERATVLGASVMEACLTVSTSAGVPLEEISTSATVPPWFQLYVQADRGFTAELVKRVEAAGYAALVVTVDAPLHGLRNREQRACFRLPPGIEAVNLRGMKSLPPAEGVFGTPLLETAPTWKDLAWLRSLTTLPVILKGVLDPEDARIAAAEGFAGIVVSNHGGRTLDTVPAAIEVLPQIAEAVAGQVPLLMDGGIRRGTDVLKALALGADAVMVGRPVLHGLAAAGATGVAHVLKILRTELEIAMALTGRPTLSSVDRTVIANP, from the coding sequence ATGCCGTTGCCGCCGCTTTCCACGATCCCGCCGGAAGTTGTCTCGCTCGATGACTATGAGGCGCTCGCCCGTGAGCGCGTAGAGGAAAGTGCCTGGGCTTACTTGTCGGGTGGAGCGGGGGATGAACTGACGTTGCGGGAGAACCGTGTGGCCTTCGAGCGGCTGAAGCTTTCGCCCCGCATCCTGCGCGATCTTTCGGGGGCGAACACGCGGTTGGAGTTGTTCGGGCGGAGCTATGCTCATCCCATCTTCGTCGCGCCGACGGCCTTTCACCGGCTGTTCCATCCGGAAGGTGAGCGCGCGACCGTGCTGGGCGCATCGGTGATGGAAGCTTGCCTCACCGTCAGCACTTCGGCCGGCGTCCCGCTTGAAGAGATTTCCACCTCGGCCACGGTGCCGCCGTGGTTCCAGCTTTACGTGCAAGCGGATCGTGGCTTCACGGCGGAGTTGGTGAAGCGCGTGGAAGCCGCCGGCTATGCCGCACTGGTGGTGACGGTGGACGCTCCGCTGCATGGCCTGCGCAATCGCGAGCAGCGCGCGTGCTTCCGCCTGCCGCCGGGAATCGAGGCGGTGAATCTGCGGGGCATGAAGTCATTGCCACCGGCCGAGGGTGTGTTCGGCACGCCGTTGTTAGAAACCGCGCCGACTTGGAAGGATCTCGCGTGGCTGCGATCTCTGACGACCTTGCCAGTGATCTTGAAAGGCGTGCTCGATCCGGAAGACGCGCGGATTGCCGCGGCGGAGGGATTTGCGGGGATCGTGGTTTCGAATCACGGCGGGCGGACGTTGGATACGGTTCCGGCGGCGATCGAGGTACTGCCGCAGATTGCCGAGGCGGTGGCGGGACAAGTGCCACTGCTGATGGATGGAGGGATTCGTCGCGGCACGGACGTGCTCAAGGCGCTCGCGCTCGGCGCCGACGCGGTAATGGTCGGCCGACCGGTGCTTCATGGGCTCGCCGCCGCCGGCGCGACCGGCGTGGCGCACGTGCTCAAGATCTTGCGGACCGAACTCGAGATAGCGATGGCATTGACCGGGAGGCCGACGCTTTCCTCGGTCGATCGAACTGTAATTGCGAATCCTTGA
- the truB gene encoding tRNA pseudouridine(55) synthase TruB, translating to MNRPNPGPMVPSGVLLVDKAPDMTSHDVVAIARRSLGTKKIGHCGTLDPMATGLLMLVVERATKIQDLLMSEDKEYQGTLTLGKVTSSQDRQGEVTEEKEVPAFTAAQVDAAFGEFTGAFEQIPPMVSAIKKDGVPLYKLARKGQEVERAPRPVTVSKYEISRIELPEVDFTVNCSKGFYVRTYAHDIGGKLGCGAHLSALRRTRSGRFTLERAITVDQLKTMPREELWKTLVSLAEISLMRGA from the coding sequence ATGAATCGACCGAATCCCGGCCCGATGGTGCCCAGCGGCGTGCTGCTGGTGGACAAGGCCCCCGACATGACCTCGCATGACGTGGTTGCGATTGCCCGCCGTTCGCTGGGCACGAAGAAGATCGGCCACTGCGGCACCCTCGATCCGATGGCTACCGGCCTGCTGATGCTGGTGGTGGAGCGTGCGACCAAGATCCAGGACCTGCTGATGAGCGAGGACAAGGAGTATCAAGGAACGCTCACGCTCGGCAAGGTGACCTCCTCCCAGGATCGCCAGGGCGAGGTGACGGAGGAGAAGGAAGTGCCGGCTTTCACGGCGGCGCAGGTCGACGCGGCCTTCGGTGAGTTCACGGGTGCCTTCGAGCAGATCCCGCCGATGGTGTCCGCGATCAAGAAGGACGGCGTGCCGCTCTACAAATTGGCGCGCAAGGGGCAGGAAGTGGAGCGCGCTCCGCGGCCGGTGACGGTGTCGAAGTACGAGATCTCTCGTATCGAGCTGCCGGAAGTGGATTTCACGGTGAACTGCTCGAAGGGATTCTACGTGCGGACTTACGCGCATGACATCGGTGGCAAGCTCGGCTGCGGTGCGCACTTGAGTGCGCTGCGCCGGACCCGCTCGGGACGCTTCACGCTGGAGCGCGCGATCACCGTGGATCAGCTCAAGACGATGCCGCGTGAGGAGCTGTGGAAGACTCTGGTGAGTCTTGCGGAGATTTCGTTGATGCGGGGAGCGTAA
- a CDS encoding Fe2+-dependent dioxygenase, with translation MILCIPDVLSPEQTAEYRRLLESADWQDGKATAGHQAAKAKDNMQIPATHPVALEVGSGILRALAANPLFQSAALPLHFLPPMFNRYSGGQTFGTHVDGSIRQIPGTSHRIRTDLSCTLFFAGPEEYVGGELIIEDTYGSKSVKLPAGHMVVYPSTSLHQVTPVTRGTRLCSFFWLQSIIRSDEQRSLLFDLDIAIQRLSSALPDHEAASQSAVQLTGVYHNLIRQWAEM, from the coding sequence ATGATCCTCTGCATCCCCGACGTCCTCAGCCCCGAACAAACCGCCGAATATCGCCGTTTGCTGGAAAGCGCCGATTGGCAGGACGGCAAGGCCACCGCCGGCCACCAGGCCGCCAAGGCCAAGGACAACATGCAAATCCCCGCCACCCATCCGGTGGCGCTTGAGGTCGGCAGCGGCATCCTCCGCGCCCTCGCAGCGAATCCCCTCTTCCAGTCCGCCGCGCTGCCCCTCCACTTCCTCCCGCCGATGTTCAACCGCTACTCCGGCGGCCAGACCTTTGGCACCCACGTCGACGGCTCCATCCGCCAAATCCCCGGCACATCCCACCGCATTCGCACCGATCTCTCCTGCACCCTCTTTTTCGCCGGCCCCGAGGAATACGTCGGCGGCGAACTGATCATCGAGGACACCTACGGCTCGAAGAGCGTGAAGCTCCCCGCCGGCCACATGGTCGTCTACCCCTCCACCAGCCTCCATCAAGTGACCCCCGTCACACGCGGCACCCGGCTCTGCTCCTTTTTCTGGCTGCAAAGCATAATCCGCTCCGATGAGCAGCGCTCCCTCCTCTTCGACCTCGACATCGCCATCCAGCGACTCTCCTCCGCCCTCCCCGATCACGAGGCCGCGAGCCAATCCGCCGTTCAACTCACCGGCGTCTATCACAACCTGATCCGCCAGTGGGCGGAGATGTGA